Proteins co-encoded in one Spiroplasma gladiatoris genomic window:
- a CDS encoding Vmc-like lipoprotein signal peptide domain-containing protein, producing MKKLLSFMAIVTLITSTSTLTVSCGKEEITNQISSKSINILLKEMAKNAYLNNVKDYDFNYVFNSVIKNQQIQRLNGNANFDTNDEFTSSSKFSDIANKYFESNVYSSDETNVEGINLKKGQKPEESSALQPFIKNLPSIIDSLGDKNTAGVGISILEKSGLLNLKSFANSPLLKIITKAIPADAFSNLSTSFFRSEYNEMSVQTALSSSIISMINAINKFSYPDQNSRPNHLDASTSESVKNNYPIAMQQLSNTIKEILNGNAKFTFDMFNNTQSIADILNFVRVLSVYISGFFETYKDASYKEVSTNDLKNYRSKSFDDVTKNTLNLKSAINYFLDMFYINDGMAAKNLMKLLFYEDFSSIEQGGSNDYKDYAYLDIEIGLSDASEDGVIKKAEEQVNKFKDFLMKDYNGEYNNTGGISTLVRTILNSVITENKSVKIGNVLTKGLGLLSTDRNRKLVTIKILGDDLESPSTVWGKLIKSILGTLKMDTPENILKKYSDKIADSVNDLIPLTQNGKRAVVNILSTNGIVDNTWGTIWNKPILYYLSKIIDFKIELNEPGQYAKSIADIVENFDLIKKINLYDFMGLSFDKNRLNSLKNLSEYFLSHKNGYVESSGQTEDNGGGVKNIPTKLLKDDTKINFNTLSSLVKNAGSVLPEIAKNPDDILEKLGIINNNIEENSFADNFIDMLNDIKGIKNITPVIETFMDRFDFSQKVKAKQILDEYNKIGDNDVDEKIINLYQYQYRVRDKIITFDLKKNAELFFIKKIKIINN from the coding sequence ATGAAAAAATTACTTTCATTTATGGCAATTGTAACATTAATTACAAGTACAAGCACATTAACTGTTTCTTGTGGAAAAGAAGAAATTACAAATCAAATTTCTTCGAAGTCAATTAACATTTTATTAAAAGAAATGGCAAAGAATGCTTATTTAAATAATGTCAAAGATTATGATTTTAATTATGTTTTTAATAGTGTTATAAAAAATCAACAAATTCAAAGATTAAATGGTAACGCTAACTTTGATACAAATGATGAATTTACAAGTTCTTCTAAGTTCTCTGATATTGCTAATAAATATTTTGAATCTAATGTTTATAGTAGTGATGAAACAAATGTTGAAGGAATTAATTTAAAAAAAGGACAAAAACCAGAAGAAAGTTCTGCATTACAACCTTTTATAAAAAACTTACCTTCAATAATCGATTCACTTGGTGATAAGAATACAGCTGGAGTAGGAATATCAATTTTAGAAAAATCTGGTTTATTAAATTTAAAATCTTTTGCAAATAGTCCGTTGTTAAAAATTATAACAAAAGCTATTCCTGCTGATGCTTTTTCAAATTTATCTACAAGTTTTTTTAGATCAGAATATAATGAAATGAGTGTTCAGACTGCATTAAGTTCTTCAATAATTTCTATGATAAATGCAATTAATAAATTTTCTTATCCAGATCAAAATTCTAGACCAAATCATTTAGATGCAAGTACTTCTGAATCAGTTAAAAATAATTATCCAATCGCTATGCAACAACTTTCAAATACTATTAAAGAAATTTTAAATGGGAATGCAAAGTTTACATTTGATATGTTTAATAATACTCAAAGTATTGCAGATATTTTAAATTTCGTAAGAGTTTTAAGTGTATATATTTCAGGTTTTTTTGAAACTTATAAAGATGCTTCTTATAAAGAAGTTAGTACAAATGATTTAAAAAATTATAGAAGCAAATCTTTTGATGACGTTACAAAAAACACATTGAACTTAAAATCTGCTATTAATTATTTTTTAGACATGTTTTATATCAACGATGGTATGGCTGCAAAAAATTTAATGAAACTTTTATTTTATGAAGACTTTAGTTCAATAGAACAGGGCGGGTCAAATGATTATAAAGATTATGCTTATTTAGATATTGAAATTGGATTATCTGATGCTAGTGAAGATGGAGTTATTAAAAAAGCAGAAGAACAAGTTAACAAGTTTAAAGATTTCTTAATGAAAGATTATAATGGCGAATATAATAACACTGGAGGAATTTCTACTTTAGTAAGAACAATATTAAATAGCGTCATTACCGAAAACAAAAGTGTTAAAATTGGAAATGTTTTAACAAAAGGTTTAGGTTTATTGTCAACTGATAGAAATAGAAAATTGGTAACTATTAAAATATTAGGTGACGATCTTGAAAGTCCAAGTACAGTATGAGGGAAACTTATAAAATCTATTTTAGGAACTTTAAAGATGGATACTCCAGAAAATATTTTAAAAAAGTATAGCGATAAAATCGCTGATTCAGTAAATGACTTAATACCTTTAACTCAAAATGGAAAAAGAGCAGTTGTAAATATTTTATCAACAAATGGTATTGTTGATAACACATGAGGTACAATTTGAAATAAACCAATTTTATATTATTTAAGTAAAATTATTGATTTTAAAATTGAACTAAATGAACCAGGTCAGTATGCAAAATCAATTGCAGATATTGTTGAGAATTTTGATTTAATTAAAAAAATAAATTTATATGATTTTATGGGATTAAGTTTTGATAAAAATAGATTAAATAGTTTAAAAAATCTTTCTGAGTATTTTTTGAGTCACAAAAATGGTTATGTAGAATCTTCTGGTCAAACAGAAGATAATGGCGGGGGAGTTAAAAATATCCCAACAAAACTTTTAAAAGATGATACAAAAATAAATTTTAATACATTAAGTAGCTTAGTAAAAAATGCAGGAAGCGTTCTTCCTGAAATTGCTAAAAATCCAGATGATATTTTAGAAAAACTTGGAATAATAAATAATAATATTGAAGAAAATAGTTTTGCAGATAATTTTATTGATATGTTAAATGACATTAAAGGAATAAAAAATATTACTCCAGTAATTGAAACATTTATGGATAGATTTGATTTTTCTCAAAAAGTTAAAGCAAAACAAATTTTAGATGAATACAATAAAATTGGTGATAATGATGTCGATGAAAAAATTATTAATTTATACCAATACCAATATCGAGTTAGAGATAAAATAATAACTTTTGATCTTAAAAAAAATGCAGAATTATTTTTTATTAAAAAAATTAAAATTATAAATAATTAA
- a CDS encoding YitT family ABC transporter, which translates to METIDIDPQKVNTIEGNDSNQKVIKDLDMTHLENKIISKREQRLLVQSYFKNKFWKEFLKLILAAFIITIAFDYFISVTGRNGLFPAGLGAFARFLSILTYGNDVSKQSSFYFIYYFVINVPLFIFGYIKLGKKFSYTTILFVALQITFDQIIQIIPYINPTEFHFIVNYKLLQDITNSWNAGIWLFVFGVIGGLMLGLSYSIVYKMGSSTGGADFISIYYSKKKNKPIGAINRNVNLVILAVVITLNTIILPMNMVNPDIKANVLNNLGLAKAFETYDKNNVDLINSILNYLFNKSGLVDVNGVVNPDFAHNMGLTDLKGKDHAQLIQEIIENLKGKNNFNTDTGWKYLVEYATKNGYGDDLPTSLVAQIKLGFIFGPSLFASIGLVLASAITTNALYPKFTVRTYLIKTNNPKEINKTLLDKGYQNDIISWDVTNRINRNYLHRAVIMVAMTVLNWDEIEKDIFMADPNVKINILQTKAIKGIFDYDIKKNDERDVILKKITSDEQELEKIRQIALVKYNKEQKKAKRKKMLKSPISKNNKKN; encoded by the coding sequence ATGGAAACTATAGATATTGATCCTCAAAAAGTTAATACAATAGAAGGTAATGATTCAAATCAAAAAGTAATAAAAGATTTGGATATGACTCATCTTGAAAATAAAATTATTTCTAAAAGAGAGCAAAGGTTGTTAGTACAATCATATTTTAAAAATAAGTTTTGAAAAGAGTTTTTAAAACTTATTTTAGCTGCATTTATAATTACTATCGCATTTGACTACTTTATTTCTGTTACTGGTAGAAATGGATTATTTCCTGCTGGTCTTGGTGCGTTTGCTAGATTTTTATCAATCTTAACATATGGAAATGATGTATCAAAACAAAGCTCATTTTATTTTATTTATTATTTTGTAATAAATGTACCTTTATTTATATTTGGATATATTAAATTAGGAAAGAAATTTAGTTATACAACAATTCTATTTGTTGCTTTACAAATAACTTTTGACCAAATTATTCAAATTATTCCTTATATTAACCCAACTGAATTTCATTTTATTGTCAATTATAAATTATTACAAGATATTACAAATTCGTGAAATGCAGGAATATGATTATTTGTTTTTGGTGTAATCGGAGGATTAATGCTGGGATTAAGTTATTCAATTGTTTATAAAATGGGTTCTTCTACTGGTGGTGCTGATTTTATTTCTATATATTATTCTAAAAAGAAAAATAAACCAATTGGTGCGATTAATCGTAATGTCAATTTAGTAATTTTAGCTGTTGTTATAACTTTAAATACAATTATTTTGCCAATGAATATGGTAAATCCAGATATTAAAGCAAATGTTTTAAATAATCTTGGTTTAGCAAAAGCGTTTGAAACTTATGATAAAAATAATGTCGATTTAATTAATTCTATTTTAAATTATTTATTTAATAAATCAGGATTAGTTGATGTAAATGGAGTTGTTAATCCTGATTTTGCCCATAACATGGGTTTAACAGATTTAAAAGGAAAAGATCACGCGCAATTAATTCAAGAAATTATTGAAAATTTAAAAGGAAAAAATAATTTTAATACTGATACTGGATGAAAATATTTAGTTGAATATGCCACTAAAAATGGTTATGGTGATGATTTACCAACCTCATTAGTTGCTCAAATTAAATTAGGATTTATATTTGGACCATCTTTATTCGCTTCTATTGGTCTTGTACTTGCTTCTGCAATAACCACTAATGCACTTTATCCAAAATTTACCGTAAGAACTTATTTAATTAAAACTAATAACCCTAAAGAAATTAACAAAACTCTTTTAGATAAAGGATATCAAAATGATATTATTAGTTGAGATGTTACAAATAGAATTAATCGAAATTATTTACACAGAGCTGTAATAATGGTTGCAATGACAGTTTTAAATTGAGATGAAATTGAAAAAGATATATTTATGGCAGATCCAAATGTAAAAATAAATATTTTACAAACTAAAGCCATTAAAGGTATTTTTGATTATGACATTAAGAAGAATGATGAAAGAGATGTTATTTTAAAAAAAATTACTTCAGATGAACAAGAGTTAGAAAAAATTCGTCAAATTGCACTTGTTAAATATAATAAAGAGCAAAAAAAAGCAAAACGAAAAAAAATGTTAAAAAGTCCAATTTCAAAAAATAATAAAAAAAATTAA
- the fib gene encoding cytoskeletal motor fibril protein Fib, whose translation MIGMISTAYFTVRDREGVKTVKKYWWRNMVIQHVKFRGKFFIIATIGYGKANAAMAITYLMEEYPALETVLNIDLALSTNDKFDTTDTVMSTKFIYRDADLTVFKDIKYGQIVHEPEAFAFNTEFVTQVKNFKLGVSDGIVGTADMLIYNSKQFKEMVDKYGQTIDVIDTESGALAQVAKKSSVNFVALKIIYNNALSPWDNDPLHKFKIYETANTLKYLLARLFNLLSSRYIIDFSKSSNDELEVINELFELEHDQWVKRFKKDTVSLFSGMGPSLMMVDKSGLKPEAVDIVEVMKAKIEDEGPSKVILGEDEWKNAPKKWLRKLMFLNNISVNDDELLWNKSAKYDLKTGKIFTMEDVAKNIAKVIADRSQDKSSYTYDGATVNKKHLLIACDAPISFYITHNQTHEFVEGKKKGSQLVANEFMKYLNTILAEVESPFEKILVYVKIPAIGSGKLPIFMTTKNKVNTPIVFGGFNEKDQNVFTVVDITRNDYDPLKVGSFKVTVRLKTEG comes from the coding sequence ATGATCGGAATGATTTCGACAGCTTACTTTACAGTGAGAGACCGTGAAGGTGTTAAAACTGTTAAAAAATATTGGTGAAGAAACATGGTTATTCAACACGTTAAGTTTAGAGGGAAATTTTTCATAATCGCAACTATCGGATATGGAAAAGCAAATGCTGCTATGGCAATTACATACTTAATGGAAGAATATCCAGCTTTAGAAACAGTGCTAAATATCGATTTAGCTTTATCAACAAATGACAAATTTGACACAACTGACACAGTTATGTCAACAAAATTTATTTACAGAGATGCTGATTTAACAGTATTCAAAGATATTAAATATGGGCAAATAGTTCATGAACCAGAAGCATTTGCTTTCAATACAGAATTTGTTACTCAAGTTAAAAACTTTAAATTAGGAGTTTCAGATGGAATTGTTGGAACTGCAGATATGTTAATCTATAATTCAAAACAATTCAAAGAAATGGTTGACAAATATGGTCAAACTATTGATGTTATTGATACAGAATCTGGAGCATTAGCTCAAGTTGCAAAAAAATCAAGTGTTAACTTTGTTGCATTAAAAATTATTTACAACAACGCTTTATCACCATGAGATAATGATCCATTACATAAATTTAAAATTTATGAAACAGCTAATACTTTAAAATACTTATTAGCAAGATTATTTAACTTATTATCTTCAAGATATATTATTGACTTTTCAAAAAGTTCAAATGATGAATTAGAGGTTATAAACGAATTATTTGAACTAGAACACGATCAATGAGTTAAAAGATTTAAAAAAGATACAGTTTCATTATTCTCAGGAATGGGACCATCATTGATGATGGTTGACAAAAGTGGTTTAAAACCAGAAGCAGTTGACATTGTTGAAGTTATGAAAGCTAAAATCGAAGACGAAGGACCATCAAAAGTTATTTTAGGAGAAGATGAATGAAAAAATGCTCCAAAAAAATGATTACGTAAATTGATGTTCTTAAATAATATCAGCGTAAATGACGATGAATTATTATGAAATAAATCTGCAAAATATGATTTAAAAACTGGAAAAATCTTTACTATGGAAGATGTGGCAAAAAACATTGCTAAAGTAATTGCAGATCGCTCACAAGACAAATCATCATATACTTATGATGGAGCAACAGTTAATAAAAAACACTTATTAATTGCATGTGATGCACCAATTTCATTCTACATTACACATAACCAAACTCATGAGTTTGTTGAAGGTAAGAAAAAAGGATCTCAATTAGTAGCTAATGAATTTATGAAATATTTAAATACAATCTTAGCTGAAGTTGAATCACCTTTTGAGAAAATATTAGTTTATGTAAAAATCCCAGCAATTGGATCAGGTAAATTACCAATCTTTATGACAACAAAAAATAAAGTAAATACTCCAATTGTATTTGGTGGATTCAATGAAAAAGATCAAAATGTCTTTACAGTTGTTGATATCACAAGAAATGATTATGATCCATTAAAAGTTGGTTCATTCAAAGTTACAGTTCGTTTAAAAACTGAAGGATAA
- a CDS encoding post-transcriptional regulator, which translates to MKDEDIISTIKMMLELKLVEIKTQISNITIKDLYNYLTNIILKRNKIENINNAAYYIMNIKVNKLFEYLNYESIKDDSNTIANDLKTILEG; encoded by the coding sequence ATGAAAGACGAAGATATAATTAGCACAATCAAAATGATGCTAGAACTCAAACTTGTAGAGATCAAAACACAAATTAGTAATATTACTATTAAAGACCTTTATAATTATTTGACTAACATTATTTTAAAAAGAAATAAAATTGAGAATATCAATAATGCTGCTTATTATATAATGAACATAAAAGTTAATAAACTATTTGAATATTTAAACTATGAATCAATTAAAGACGATTCAAACACTATAGCTAATGATTTAAAAACCATTTTAGAAGGATAA